Proteins from a genomic interval of Diaphorobacter sp. HDW4A:
- a CDS encoding TolC family protein has product MTSKNKGCSLVLPTGAVMVAIAALTFHPAQARADDLSWLPAQAQVEAAIKIQPVVNAAAARLDAAAATQSALEAGSHEFELSSGLQRRNVTNEARRYNEWEIQLSRAVRLPNKARIDRDIGSRTRRVADMRLEDAEHQMARRLLEVWAGWLRSFVVADEMQAQEKLLRREQEAMARRVALGDAAQRDSDVLQAERAMLAAQVSAARDAERAARQTMVIEFPGIEIPARPSTLPDPDPLPGGVQEWLARIVRQSVEIGIADGEAARLAKVAERARANRTPDPTVGVRMMSERGGTERVIGVVLTVPFGTDYRSAMAATESANAAAAEAEALGVRRAVEQSAWVAAQAAESKRTQWQSFAQALAAQTTASNRTRRAWELGEAPLAEYLLTLRNLRQTRLGEAQARIDALQASALVRIDAHALWHSKEAHADAPQ; this is encoded by the coding sequence ATGACGAGTAAAAACAAAGGATGCAGCCTGGTACTACCGACTGGTGCCGTCATGGTGGCTATCGCGGCTTTGACATTTCATCCCGCGCAAGCGCGCGCCGATGATCTTTCGTGGCTGCCTGCGCAGGCGCAAGTCGAAGCGGCGATAAAAATCCAGCCGGTCGTGAATGCCGCAGCCGCTCGCTTGGACGCGGCGGCCGCCACGCAAAGCGCCCTTGAAGCCGGTAGCCACGAATTTGAACTCAGTAGTGGCCTACAACGTCGCAACGTGACCAACGAAGCGCGTCGCTACAACGAATGGGAAATCCAGCTCAGCCGTGCTGTTCGCTTGCCAAACAAGGCGCGTATAGATCGGGACATCGGCAGCCGCACCCGTAGGGTGGCCGATATGCGCCTTGAAGATGCCGAGCACCAAATGGCAAGGCGACTGTTGGAAGTCTGGGCCGGATGGCTGCGCAGTTTCGTCGTAGCCGACGAGATGCAAGCTCAGGAAAAGTTGCTTAGACGTGAGCAGGAAGCAATGGCCCGCCGCGTGGCCCTGGGCGATGCAGCGCAGCGGGACAGCGACGTTCTGCAAGCCGAACGCGCGATGCTTGCAGCCCAGGTTAGCGCTGCGCGCGACGCAGAACGGGCAGCACGACAAACGATGGTGATCGAGTTCCCGGGCATTGAGATTCCCGCGCGGCCATCCACGCTGCCAGATCCCGATCCTTTGCCGGGCGGGGTACAGGAGTGGCTGGCGCGAATTGTGCGACAAAGCGTCGAAATCGGCATTGCCGATGGAGAGGCAGCGCGCCTTGCCAAGGTGGCCGAGCGAGCTCGCGCCAACCGCACGCCCGACCCCACAGTCGGGGTACGGATGATGTCTGAACGCGGTGGGACGGAACGTGTCATTGGCGTTGTCCTGACGGTGCCATTTGGCACTGACTATCGCAGTGCAATGGCTGCCACGGAAAGCGCCAACGCAGCTGCCGCAGAGGCAGAGGCGCTCGGCGTGCGGCGCGCGGTGGAGCAAAGTGCGTGGGTAGCCGCGCAGGCAGCTGAAAGTAAGCGCACGCAGTGGCAGTCATTCGCGCAGGCGCTGGCCGCGCAGACCACGGCCAGCAACCGCACGCGGCGAGCTTGGGAACTGGGAGAGGCCCCCTTGGCCGAATACCTCTTGACGTTGCGAAACCTGCGCCAGACACGCCTCGGTGAGGCACAGGCTCGCATCGATGCGCTGCAAGCGTCAGCACTGGTGCGTATCGATGCGCATGCGCTGTGGCATTCGAAGGAGGCACATGCCGATGCCCCTCAATGA
- a CDS encoding LysR family transcriptional regulator: MELRHLRCFLIVAEELHFARAAERLHIDQSPLSRTIKELEEELGARLFIRTTRSTQLTRAGRQLLEHVPRIFTALDQARDGVKSATNGFLGQLRIALSDGVTPTRLSTLLARCREEDPEVEMRLFEVPLGLQIKGLHEDLYDVGFSMAEDGGDGILVTPAWEDELMVAVPARHPVLAFKQVPLKEVLRYPLALGDPAVCEGHARQIDRFLRKLDQEPLIAQRVATFDVMMTLVSAGLALGLAGEAHIASSREPGVVARRLAGKPYMLTTYLLRRDAEPSEMLARFIERVAFIDSADGIDAADDA; this comes from the coding sequence ATGGAGCTTCGACATCTTCGCTGCTTTCTCATCGTTGCGGAGGAACTTCATTTCGCTCGCGCCGCTGAACGACTACATATCGACCAATCTCCACTTTCACGCACTATCAAAGAATTAGAAGAGGAACTTGGTGCTCGTTTATTCATTCGTACTACCCGAAGCACTCAACTAACCCGTGCCGGGCGACAGCTTTTGGAGCATGTCCCGCGCATTTTTACCGCATTGGATCAGGCCCGTGATGGCGTCAAGTCGGCCACCAACGGATTTTTAGGCCAGTTACGCATTGCCTTGTCTGATGGTGTAACACCCACACGATTGTCAACTTTGCTGGCGCGATGCCGTGAAGAGGACCCTGAAGTTGAGATGCGTCTGTTTGAGGTGCCGCTCGGGCTGCAGATCAAGGGTTTGCATGAAGATCTGTATGACGTAGGTTTTTCGATGGCAGAGGATGGAGGCGATGGTATCTTGGTCACACCTGCTTGGGAAGATGAACTGATGGTAGCGGTGCCAGCCCGCCATCCCGTGCTCGCCTTCAAACAGGTTCCGCTGAAAGAAGTGCTGCGCTATCCGTTGGCACTGGGCGACCCGGCGGTCTGCGAAGGCCACGCGCGGCAGATCGATCGTTTTCTGCGCAAGCTCGATCAGGAGCCGCTGATTGCGCAGCGCGTGGCAACCTTCGACGTGATGATGACGCTGGTTTCCGCTGGCCTGGCTTTGGGCCTAGCGGGCGAGGCGCATATCGCCTCCAGCCGCGAGCCGGGTGTCGTGGCCCGCCGCTTGGCAGGCAAGCCATACATGCTTACGACCTATCTGCTACGCCGCGATGCGGAGCCGTCCGAGATGCTGGCTCGGTTCATCGAGCGTGTGGCCTTCATTGATTCGGCAGACGGTATCGACGCTGCCGACGATGCCTGA
- the trbB gene encoding P-type conjugative transfer ATPase TrbB codes for MSAVPSSYATSLDRRIQMLRTAMGPLIAAALEDPDVVEVMLNPDRTLWVDRLSSGRAPMDVELSEADGERIIRLVAAHVGAEVHRGQPLLSAELPETGERFEGILPPAAPGPAFALRKRAIGVIPLERYVVDGMMTVSQAGFLVRAVRERQNVLIAGATSSGKTTLANALLAEIAATGDRVLVLEDTVELQCVARDHVPLRTRAGVVSMTELVRSSMRLRPDRVVVGEVRGAEALDLIKVWGTGHPGGIATIHAGSALGALLRLEQLILEVAVNPPRALIAEAVNVVIHIAGRGRKRRIESIARVIGFDGVGYRLADAMETPFPELPPLPDAASAAATSPSLDLSGELP; via the coding sequence ATGAGCGCCGTTCCCTCGTCATACGCCACCTCACTCGACCGCCGCATCCAGATGCTGCGAACGGCGATGGGGCCGCTGATCGCCGCCGCGCTCGAAGACCCGGACGTGGTGGAGGTGATGCTCAACCCCGACCGGACGCTATGGGTGGATCGCCTGTCCTCGGGGCGCGCGCCGATGGACGTGGAGCTGTCCGAGGCGGACGGCGAGCGAATCATCCGGCTGGTCGCAGCCCACGTCGGCGCGGAAGTCCACCGCGGCCAGCCGCTGCTGTCCGCCGAGCTGCCCGAAACGGGCGAACGCTTCGAGGGCATCTTGCCGCCGGCCGCGCCGGGGCCGGCCTTCGCGCTGCGCAAGCGCGCCATCGGCGTGATTCCGCTGGAGCGGTATGTTGTGGACGGGATGATGACGGTCTCCCAGGCTGGCTTTCTGGTGCGCGCGGTGCGCGAGCGGCAGAACGTCCTGATCGCCGGTGCCACCAGCAGCGGCAAGACCACGCTCGCCAACGCCTTGCTCGCGGAAATCGCCGCGACGGGCGACCGCGTGCTGGTGCTCGAAGACACGGTGGAACTGCAATGCGTGGCCCGCGACCACGTTCCGCTGCGCACGCGGGCGGGCGTGGTGTCCATGACCGAGCTGGTGCGCTCGTCCATGCGCCTGCGCCCGGATCGCGTGGTCGTCGGCGAGGTGCGCGGCGCCGAGGCGCTGGATCTCATCAAGGTGTGGGGCACCGGCCATCCGGGCGGCATCGCCACGATCCACGCCGGCTCCGCGCTGGGCGCGTTGCTGCGCCTGGAGCAACTGATTCTCGAAGTGGCGGTGAACCCGCCCCGTGCGCTGATCGCGGAAGCGGTCAACGTGGTCATCCACATCGCCGGGCGCGGACGCAAGCGCCGTATCGAGAGCATCGCCCGCGTCATCGGCTTCGATGGCGTGGGCTACCGACTGGCGGATGCGATGGAAACACCGTTTCCCGAGCTGCCGCCACTTCCCGATGCCGCATCCGCTGCGGCGACTTCCCCATCCCTCGACCTTTCTGGAGAACTGCCATGA
- a CDS encoding phosphatase PAP2 family protein codes for MPMPLNESRLLGNAPLSNAPFAPRFLITHLALPAGAALIISSLLMDGGGDFWVADHLYRLQGSRWALRDAWLTSNLLHRGGKNLSTFLAIAVAATCIWAWRKKRSNKCSAYLRWPLLYLFCAYLIGALTVSALKSFTNMDCPWNLVRYGGARVFVGLFETRPPGMPRGVCFPAGHASAGYAWVSLYFFTLMVRPAWRWMALAASLMIGAIFGWTQQVRGAHFLSHDLWTLLICWVVALGLFMVWQRWFVDGSGDVYSSGFQA; via the coding sequence ATGCCGATGCCCCTCAATGAATCCCGACTACTGGGCAACGCCCCACTATCCAACGCACCATTCGCACCTCGATTCTTAATCACTCATTTAGCGCTACCAGCGGGTGCGGCGCTGATCATCAGCAGTCTATTGATGGATGGCGGTGGGGACTTCTGGGTCGCCGATCATCTCTATCGCTTGCAGGGCAGCCGATGGGCTTTGCGGGATGCCTGGCTAACCAGCAACCTGCTGCATCGTGGTGGGAAGAATCTTTCCACCTTCCTGGCAATTGCGGTTGCAGCAACGTGCATCTGGGCTTGGAGAAAAAAACGTAGCAACAAATGCTCGGCATACCTACGCTGGCCGCTACTGTATCTTTTTTGTGCGTACTTGATCGGGGCACTGACGGTTTCGGCGCTGAAATCGTTCACTAACATGGATTGCCCCTGGAACTTGGTGCGCTATGGCGGAGCGCGAGTGTTTGTGGGCCTGTTTGAAACACGCCCGCCCGGTATGCCGCGCGGTGTGTGCTTTCCCGCAGGGCATGCAAGTGCCGGATATGCATGGGTCAGCCTATATTTCTTTACCTTGATGGTTCGTCCTGCCTGGCGTTGGATGGCCTTGGCTGCAAGTTTGATGATAGGTGCCATCTTTGGATGGACCCAGCAGGTGCGCGGAGCCCACTTCCTTTCCCATGACTTGTGGACGCTCCTGATTTGTTGGGTCGTTGCCTTGGGTCTTTTCATGGTCTGGCAACGCTGGTTTGTTGATGGCTCAGGCGATGTCTATTCATCGGGGTTCCAAGCATGA
- a CDS encoding ribbon-helix-helix protein, CopG family has translation MSHYRLNLFIQPEHAKRLDELAAKKGVSKSSIVAAALASWLSPDAADQREAAIAKRLDRLSRHAERLERDQNIQIETLALFIRYFLTVSTPVPEAHQDAARAQGKARFEQFVEQLGRHLLRGRSLVRDVVEELHPDPMRMDDAAAVAEAQERAS, from the coding sequence ATGAGCCACTACCGCCTCAATCTGTTCATCCAGCCGGAGCACGCCAAGCGCTTGGACGAGCTGGCCGCCAAGAAAGGCGTATCGAAATCCAGCATCGTCGCAGCGGCGCTCGCATCGTGGCTGTCACCCGATGCTGCCGACCAGCGCGAAGCAGCGATTGCCAAGCGGCTTGATCGCCTGTCGCGCCATGCCGAGCGGCTGGAGCGCGACCAGAACATCCAGATCGAAACGCTGGCGCTATTCATCCGCTACTTCCTCACGGTCAGCACGCCAGTTCCCGAGGCGCACCAAGACGCGGCGCGTGCCCAGGGCAAGGCGCGGTTCGAGCAGTTCGTGGAGCAGTTGGGCCGTCACCTGCTGCGTGGGCGCAGCCTGGTGCGCGATGTGGTGGAGGAACTGCACCCCGACCCGATGCGGATGGATGACGCGGCGGCAGTTGCCGAAGCGCAGGAGCGTGCCTCATGA
- a CDS encoding EexN family lipoprotein: MNRVMLLMLTVALTACGSSQPSETVDFLAAHPERIKEIQRQCKEDRAKVGDELCRRAAEAANRRFFGDRPEQKSK, from the coding sequence ATGAACAGAGTGATGCTACTGATGCTGACCGTCGCACTGACCGCATGTGGCTCGTCTCAACCTTCGGAAACCGTGGATTTCCTCGCGGCGCATCCCGAGCGCATCAAGGAGATTCAACGGCAATGCAAGGAGGATCGTGCGAAGGTCGGCGATGAACTTTGCCGCCGTGCGGCCGAAGCCGCCAATCGCCGCTTCTTCGGTGATCGACCTGAGCAGAAATCCAAATAA
- a CDS encoding phosphoethanolamine transferase: MRTFKQALGLMPRFRTANLKDLSHWRPQCSVEWLILMTSIFFALACNGLFWSSALGVQSSLRMGTSVLLFLVGIHSLLLSLVVWRWNAKVLLAVLFVASALATHYMRSFHIYLDSSMLRNVLATDFKESRELLTPALIAPLSLLAVVPIIFLWRIRLLGRTWLKATVWRMGLMLFSTLMISGGVMLSFQDMSALMRNHREVRYLITPGNYLVGLPKALTGSSITQSAEKIPIGADAVATVRPEGSRPRLLVFVVGETARAQNWGLNGYARETTPQLTQMGVINFSDMHSCGTNTEVSVPCMFSSFGRRNYDEDKIRSHQSLLHVLERAGITTLWRDNQSGCKGVCDGLEYQSLGNAQSSSLCVDGRCFDEILLEDLPAQARKNPGDRVIFLHQLGNHGPSYFQRYPAAYRKFIPTCDTPEMGKCTREQIVNSYDNAILYTDHFLTQVIKKLQGLSDYDTAMIFVSDHGESLGEKGLFLHGMPYAIAPQEQTRVPLVMWFSSTFTQSRGLNIGCLSERARSYANHDALFSSVLGLMQVKTSEYDRNFDFFFGCDDKNI; the protein is encoded by the coding sequence ATGAGAACTTTCAAACAGGCTCTCGGTCTGATGCCGCGATTCAGAACTGCAAACCTCAAGGACCTAAGCCATTGGCGACCACAATGCAGCGTCGAGTGGCTGATCTTGATGACCAGTATTTTCTTTGCACTAGCCTGCAATGGTCTATTTTGGAGTAGCGCCTTAGGCGTCCAGTCCAGCTTACGCATGGGTACATCCGTACTGCTGTTTCTGGTGGGAATTCACAGTCTGCTGTTGAGTTTGGTTGTGTGGCGCTGGAATGCCAAGGTTTTACTTGCGGTGCTTTTTGTTGCCTCTGCCCTCGCAACACATTACATGCGCAGCTTTCATATCTACCTCGATTCGAGCATGTTGCGCAATGTTCTAGCCACAGACTTCAAGGAAAGTCGCGAGCTACTGACGCCTGCATTGATTGCTCCACTAAGCCTACTGGCAGTAGTTCCGATTATTTTTCTTTGGCGAATCCGATTGCTCGGGCGTACTTGGCTGAAAGCAACCGTGTGGCGTATGGGATTGATGCTGTTTTCGACACTGATGATTTCGGGCGGTGTCATGCTGTCATTTCAGGACATGTCCGCACTGATGAGAAATCATCGCGAAGTGCGATACTTGATTACACCGGGAAACTATCTGGTGGGTTTGCCGAAGGCACTGACAGGTTCCTCTATCACGCAGTCCGCCGAAAAAATACCCATTGGAGCTGATGCCGTTGCAACAGTCAGGCCCGAAGGCAGTCGGCCACGTTTATTAGTCTTTGTCGTAGGCGAGACGGCTCGCGCCCAAAACTGGGGATTGAACGGCTATGCACGCGAAACAACGCCTCAATTGACTCAGATGGGTGTGATCAATTTCTCCGACATGCACTCCTGTGGAACTAATACCGAGGTTTCTGTGCCTTGCATGTTCTCGTCCTTTGGTCGCCGAAACTACGATGAAGACAAGATTCGCTCACACCAATCCTTACTGCATGTTCTGGAGCGCGCCGGTATTACCACCTTATGGAGAGATAACCAGTCAGGTTGCAAAGGGGTGTGCGATGGTCTCGAATATCAAAGCCTAGGGAATGCACAAAGTTCCTCTTTATGCGTTGATGGTCGGTGTTTCGATGAGATTTTGCTTGAAGACTTACCAGCTCAGGCTCGCAAAAATCCCGGTGATCGTGTGATTTTTTTGCACCAGCTTGGAAATCATGGCCCCAGCTACTTTCAACGATACCCAGCAGCGTATCGAAAATTCATCCCAACATGCGACACACCGGAAATGGGGAAATGCACCCGCGAACAGATTGTGAATAGCTACGACAACGCTATTCTCTACACAGATCATTTCCTAACCCAAGTCATTAAAAAATTGCAGGGCCTTTCCGACTACGACACAGCTATGATATTCGTCTCGGATCACGGCGAATCCCTGGGCGAGAAGGGACTTTTTCTGCACGGCATGCCTTATGCGATTGCTCCACAAGAGCAGACTCGTGTTCCTTTGGTTATGTGGTTCTCTTCAACGTTTACTCAAAGTCGAGGGCTGAATATTGGCTGTTTGAGTGAGCGAGCCCGCTCTTATGCGAATCACGACGCATTGTTTTCGTCTGTCTTGGGGCTAATGCAGGTTAAAACAAGTGAGTACGATAGGAATTTCGATTTTTTCTTTGGCTGTGATGATAAGAATATATAA
- a CDS encoding diacylglycerol kinase: MKDKKHTIAADSMSAFENKQKSRRGILRIWHASHYSIQGLRAGWNEPAFRLESVFSFVLVPLAFWLGQGWVEVALLSGSILILMIVELLNTAVESAIDRIGPQWHELSKRAKDMGSAAVLLATLLTGGVWLSALWQRLIN, encoded by the coding sequence ATGAAAGATAAAAAACACACAATCGCAGCTGATTCCATGTCCGCATTCGAAAATAAACAAAAATCTCGCCGAGGAATATTGAGAATTTGGCATGCGTCCCATTACTCAATTCAGGGATTGCGCGCTGGATGGAATGAGCCGGCCTTTAGACTTGAGTCAGTATTTTCCTTTGTGTTGGTCCCATTGGCCTTCTGGTTGGGGCAGGGATGGGTCGAAGTCGCTCTTCTCTCAGGAAGTATCCTTATTTTGATGATTGTGGAGCTACTCAATACTGCTGTGGAATCGGCGATTGATCGTATTGGCCCTCAATGGCATGAGCTATCAAAGCGTGCAAAGGACATGGGAAGCGCTGCCGTGCTGTTAGCCACTTTGCTGACCGGGGGGGTTTGGCTGTCAGCACTCTGGCAAAGGCTGATTAATTAG
- a CDS encoding conjugal transfer protein TraG, with protein MQGTNVLFGQIAVVFGIVIAGVWSATQWTAAALGYQLRLGSPWFDFLGTPVYHPWRLFEWWFFFDAYAPRVFDIGGAIAGGSGLVAVLVAIGMSIWRSRQSRLVTTYGSARWANADDIRKAGLTQPAGVFLGQHDRQYLRHEGPEHVLTFAPTRSGKGVGLVVPTLLSWPASAVIHDIKGENWQITAGWRSRFSHCLLFNPTDAKSAAYNPLLEVRRGAHEVRDVQNIADILVDPEGALERRNHWEKTSHALLVGAILHVLYAGEDKTLRGVANFLSDPACPFELTLHRMMTTPHLGDGPHSVVASAAREVLNKSDNERSGVLSTAMSFLGLYRDPTVAEVTSRCDWRIADLIAAEHPVSLYLVVPPSDISRTKPLIRLILNQIGRRLTESLDGSDGIERRHKLLLMLDEFPALGRLDFFETALAFMAGYGIRSFLIAQSLNQIDKAYGQNHSILDNCHVRVTFATNDERTAKRISETLGTATELKSQRNYAGHRLAPWLGHLMVSRQETARPLLTPGEVMQLPPDEAVVMVSSVAPIKAKKLRYYADSNFKRRVLPPPVLAAGCYADVPPSRADDWSGLAIPSMPATPATAPVDGLGSADDGGGPRRQLELSETVIYDPELAASATDLGLLDDDDDLPLLLPRQLDPAMQRTARLASLDPNDGIEL; from the coding sequence ATGCAAGGGACGAACGTGCTGTTCGGTCAGATCGCCGTGGTATTCGGCATCGTGATCGCCGGTGTGTGGAGCGCCACACAATGGACGGCAGCGGCCCTGGGCTATCAACTACGCCTTGGCTCGCCGTGGTTCGATTTTCTAGGCACGCCGGTCTATCACCCGTGGCGACTGTTCGAGTGGTGGTTCTTCTTCGATGCCTACGCGCCCCGCGTGTTCGACATCGGCGGCGCTATTGCGGGCGGCAGTGGTCTCGTCGCCGTGCTGGTGGCGATTGGCATGTCGATCTGGCGCTCGCGGCAATCGCGCCTGGTCACGACTTACGGCTCGGCCCGCTGGGCGAACGCGGATGACATTCGCAAGGCGGGACTCACGCAGCCGGCCGGCGTGTTCCTCGGCCAGCACGACCGTCAGTACCTGCGGCATGAAGGGCCGGAACACGTCCTGACCTTCGCACCCACGCGCAGCGGTAAAGGCGTTGGCCTGGTGGTGCCGACGCTGCTGTCCTGGCCGGCCTCGGCCGTCATCCACGACATCAAGGGCGAGAACTGGCAGATCACCGCAGGCTGGCGCAGTCGGTTCAGCCACTGCCTGCTGTTCAACCCGACCGATGCGAAGTCGGCGGCCTACAACCCGCTGCTGGAGGTGCGGCGCGGCGCGCATGAAGTGCGCGACGTGCAGAACATCGCGGACATTCTGGTCGATCCCGAAGGCGCGCTGGAGCGGCGCAACCATTGGGAAAAGACCTCGCACGCGCTGCTGGTCGGCGCCATCCTGCATGTGCTCTACGCGGGCGAAGACAAGACGCTGCGCGGCGTCGCCAACTTCCTCTCCGACCCGGCTTGCCCGTTCGAGCTGACCTTGCACCGGATGATGACCACGCCGCATCTCGGCGATGGCCCGCATTCGGTCGTGGCCTCGGCGGCGCGCGAAGTGCTCAACAAGTCGGACAACGAACGCTCCGGCGTGTTGAGCACCGCCATGTCGTTCCTCGGCCTGTACCGTGATCCCACTGTGGCCGAAGTCACGTCGCGTTGCGATTGGCGCATCGCCGACCTGATCGCGGCCGAGCATCCGGTGTCGCTGTACCTCGTGGTGCCGCCTTCGGACATTTCGCGGACGAAGCCGCTCATTCGCCTGATCCTCAACCAGATCGGGCGGCGCCTCACGGAATCGCTCGATGGCTCCGACGGCATCGAGCGCCGCCACAAGCTGTTGCTGATGCTCGACGAGTTCCCGGCGCTAGGCCGCCTGGACTTCTTCGAGACGGCCCTGGCTTTCATGGCCGGCTACGGCATCCGCAGCTTTCTCATCGCGCAGTCGCTCAACCAGATCGACAAGGCGTATGGGCAGAACCATTCGATCCTCGACAACTGCCATGTGCGCGTGACGTTCGCCACCAACGACGAGCGCACCGCCAAGCGCATCTCCGAGACGCTGGGCACCGCCACCGAGCTGAAATCCCAACGCAATTACGCCGGCCATCGGCTCGCGCCGTGGCTGGGCCACCTGATGGTGTCGCGGCAGGAAACCGCGCGCCCGCTGCTGACGCCGGGCGAAGTCATGCAGCTTCCGCCCGATGAAGCGGTGGTGATGGTGTCCAGCGTGGCCCCGATCAAGGCCAAGAAGTTGCGCTATTACGCGGACAGCAATTTCAAACGGCGCGTGTTGCCGCCGCCCGTACTTGCGGCCGGGTGCTATGCCGACGTGCCGCCCTCTCGGGCCGATGACTGGAGCGGGCTGGCGATTCCCTCCATGCCCGCCACACCGGCAACTGCACCCGTTGATGGTCTGGGCAGTGCCGACGACGGCGGCGGCCCGCGCCGTCAGCTCGAACTTTCCGAAACCGTCATCTACGACCCTGAGCTGGCCGCGTCCGCAACCGACCTCGGATTGCTCGATGACGACGATGACTTGCCGCTTCTCCTTCCTCGCCAGCTTGATCCGGCCATGCAGCGCACGGCCCGGCTGGCTTCCCTCGACCCCAACGACGGAATCGAGCTATGA